One Chlamydiota bacterium DNA segment encodes these proteins:
- the nrdD gene encoding Anaerobic ribonucleoside-triphosphate reductase, with protein MSDKIAEEVSLKSFLKRDGSEVVFDREKIVSAILRAGIATQAFSEDVAKKLTDKVIAYFYEKTPTQEEVQDRVEQVLFEEGYFKTAKAFILYREKHTVLRKDTKVVIDSIESVNEYLERKDWRVNANANQGYSLGGLILNAAGKIIANYWLSHVYSHEIGEAHRDGSLHIHDLDVLAGYCAGWSLRMLLAEGFNGVAGKIEAGPPKHLSSAVGQIVNFLGTLQNEWAGAQAFSSFDTYMAPYIRIDNLDYSVVKQNMQELIFNLNVPSRWGTQTPFTNLTFDWVCPEDLRTQVPMIGSKPVDFTYGDLQKEMDMINKAYIEVMTNGDEKGRVFTFPIPTYNITKDFPWESENADLLFNMTAKYGLPYFQNFINSDLDPSMVRSMCCRLQLDLRELLKRGNGLFGSAEQTGSLGVVTINCARLGYLFKGNKDVLMQRLDYLLESAKSSLEVKRKTIQRLIDNGLYPYTKRYLGTLRNHFATIGVNGINEMIRNFTDDKENITTKWGLDFALSFLDHIREKMVHFQEESGNLYNLEATPAEGTTYRFAKEDKKRFPKILQAGTTTNPYYTNSSQLPAGFSDDPYEALEKQEALQAKYTGGTVLHLYMTEKISSSDACKKFVRRSLENFKLPYITITPTFSICPKHGYLHGEHQFCPKCDEELLIHKKHDQIIPDKDRQECEGWTRVMGYLIPDKDRQECEVWTRVMGYFRPVSSFNIGKKGEHKERMFFTECKANLDQ; from the coding sequence ATGAGCGATAAAATTGCAGAAGAAGTGTCATTGAAAAGCTTTTTGAAAAGAGATGGATCTGAAGTTGTTTTTGATAGAGAAAAAATCGTTTCTGCAATTTTAAGAGCGGGTATTGCTACTCAAGCATTTTCCGAAGATGTAGCAAAAAAGCTCACAGATAAAGTCATTGCCTATTTTTATGAAAAAACTCCTACTCAAGAGGAAGTGCAAGACAGAGTTGAGCAGGTGCTTTTTGAGGAAGGTTACTTCAAAACAGCCAAAGCATTTATTTTGTATCGAGAAAAACACACGGTGTTAAGAAAAGATACAAAAGTGGTCATCGATTCTATAGAGTCGGTCAATGAATATTTAGAACGCAAAGATTGGCGAGTGAATGCCAACGCAAATCAGGGCTATTCTCTTGGTGGATTGATTTTGAATGCGGCAGGCAAGATTATTGCAAATTATTGGCTCTCGCATGTCTATTCTCATGAAATTGGTGAAGCGCATAGAGATGGAAGTTTACATATTCATGATTTGGATGTTTTAGCAGGTTATTGTGCAGGATGGTCTTTAAGAATGCTCCTTGCAGAAGGTTTCAATGGAGTGGCTGGAAAAATTGAGGCAGGTCCACCTAAACATTTATCAAGTGCTGTGGGACAAATTGTGAATTTTTTAGGCACATTACAAAATGAGTGGGCAGGGGCACAAGCATTTAGCTCGTTTGATACTTACATGGCACCGTACATTCGCATCGATAATCTCGATTACTCTGTTGTGAAACAAAACATGCAGGAGCTGATTTTTAATTTAAATGTTCCATCTAGATGGGGGACGCAGACGCCATTTACAAACTTGACTTTTGATTGGGTCTGTCCTGAAGATTTGCGCACTCAAGTGCCAATGATTGGAAGCAAACCTGTAGACTTTACCTACGGGGATCTCCAAAAAGAGATGGACATGATCAATAAAGCCTATATCGAGGTGATGACAAATGGAGATGAAAAGGGACGCGTCTTCACATTCCCTATTCCAACCTACAACATTACCAAAGATTTTCCTTGGGAAAGTGAAAATGCAGATCTCCTTTTCAATATGACCGCTAAATATGGCCTTCCCTATTTTCAAAATTTCATCAATTCTGATCTAGATCCTAGTATGGTACGCTCTATGTGTTGTCGTTTGCAGCTAGATTTGAGAGAGCTTTTAAAACGAGGGAATGGACTTTTTGGATCTGCAGAACAGACAGGATCTTTGGGTGTCGTAACGATCAATTGTGCAAGGCTAGGATATCTTTTTAAAGGAAATAAGGATGTTTTGATGCAACGCTTGGATTATCTTTTGGAGTCAGCAAAATCTAGCTTGGAAGTGAAAAGAAAAACCATCCAACGGCTCATTGACAATGGACTCTATCCTTATACAAAACGTTATTTGGGCACGCTTCGTAATCATTTTGCTACAATTGGCGTTAACGGTATTAATGAAATGATACGTAATTTTACAGATGATAAAGAAAATATCACCACAAAATGGGGGTTAGATTTTGCGCTTTCATTTTTAGATCACATTCGAGAAAAAATGGTGCATTTTCAAGAAGAGTCGGGTAATTTATACAATCTTGAAGCTACTCCTGCAGAAGGCACCACCTATCGTTTTGCAAAAGAAGACAAAAAAAGGTTTCCTAAAATCCTTCAAGCAGGAACCACAACGAATCCCTATTATACAAATTCTTCACAACTCCCTGCTGGATTTTCAGATGATCCCTATGAAGCATTAGAAAAGCAAGAAGCACTTCAAGCAAAATATACAGGAGGCACTGTATTGCACTTATACATGACAGAAAAAATTTCTAGTTCTGATGCATGTAAAAAATTTGTGCGTCGTTCTTTGGAGAACTTTAAACTCCCTTATATTACGATTACACCCACATTTTCCATTTGCCCTAAGCACGGCTATTTACATGGGGAGCATCAGTTTTGTCCAAAATGCGATGAAGAATTATTAATTCACAAAAAACATGATCAAATCATTCCAGATAAAGATCGTCAAGAATGTGAAGGATGGACACGGGTCATGGGATACCTCATTCCAGATAAAGATCGTCAAGAATGTGAAGTGTGGACACGGGTCATGGGATACTTTAGACCTGTATCTTCATTTAATATCGGCAAGAAAGGGGAACATAAAGAGCGTATGTTCTTTACTGAATGCAAGGCAAACTTGGATCAATAA
- the asnB gene encoding Asparagine synthetase [glutamine-hydrolyzing] 1, whose product MCGIVGLIDPFCKKEVLSRQLEKGCQLLKHRGPDDQGMYLEEGAGFGVRRLAIQDLVNGKQPFYYRNHVLFFNGELYGIHSLRHNLIQLGYPISTNCDTEVFLYAYFHYKENFLDQLSGMFAFAIWNSETKQLVIGRDRWGEKPLYYTQNGNYFAFASEIHAFKAFEKTDWTISKPDIYFFLQHSHLLVPKTGWENIHKLEQGSILTFKEGKVDFYRYFNFLQTIQKKTIQKTPTQFLDILNTSVKECLVSDRPVGAFLSGGVDSSSIVALAKKHLDIPVFSLCWDNPKYTEETYSNMLVRHLNLKHYKTSCTPNYFKQHFDSIAASYGELFGDESMIPTSCLAEFAKSHVDVVLTGDGGDELFHGYDRYFFNDLDFMKYLDIFSALPKQLKEKSHLSRIQVDNHPYIELHEFIIKSTHPLRARSYLDLITYLTNTILTKVDRATMRVSLESRAPFLQKRITDFILGTKIEDLHSSRLRKKILKDAVCHLLPSKILNREKKGFGMPLEFWFSQDLKSWLIERLHSSFLLSLDFIHENSVEYLIKNAGKKSHKRLIFNLLVLETWLRNQPKYIC is encoded by the coding sequence ATGTGTGGTATTGTCGGCTTAATTGATCCTTTTTGCAAAAAAGAAGTTTTATCAAGACAGCTAGAAAAGGGATGTCAGCTTTTAAAACATCGTGGTCCTGATGACCAGGGAATGTATCTAGAAGAAGGTGCTGGCTTTGGCGTAAGACGTCTTGCAATCCAAGATTTAGTAAACGGTAAACAGCCCTTCTACTATCGCAACCACGTTCTTTTTTTTAATGGAGAATTATATGGAATCCATTCTTTACGACATAATCTTATCCAGTTAGGTTATCCGATAAGCACAAATTGCGATACTGAAGTATTTTTATACGCATATTTCCATTACAAGGAAAATTTTTTAGATCAGCTGTCTGGCATGTTTGCCTTTGCTATATGGAATTCTGAAACAAAACAACTGGTAATTGGAAGAGATCGATGGGGAGAAAAACCTCTTTATTACACTCAAAATGGGAACTACTTTGCTTTTGCTTCCGAAATACACGCCTTTAAAGCTTTCGAAAAAACAGATTGGACTATCTCAAAACCAGATATTTATTTCTTTTTGCAACATAGTCATTTATTGGTTCCAAAAACAGGTTGGGAAAATATCCATAAGCTGGAACAGGGATCCATATTAACATTTAAAGAAGGAAAAGTGGATTTTTATCGATATTTTAATTTCCTTCAAACCATTCAAAAAAAAACCATACAAAAAACACCCACTCAATTTCTTGATATTTTAAACACAAGCGTAAAAGAATGTCTGGTAAGTGATAGACCCGTAGGAGCCTTTTTAAGTGGGGGAGTTGATTCATCAAGTATTGTGGCTTTAGCAAAGAAACATCTAGATATACCTGTCTTTTCTTTATGTTGGGATAATCCAAAATATACGGAAGAAACTTACAGCAATATGTTGGTAAGGCATTTAAATTTAAAACATTATAAAACTTCTTGTACTCCTAATTATTTCAAGCAGCATTTTGATAGTATCGCAGCTAGTTATGGTGAATTATTTGGTGATGAATCTATGATTCCTACTTCATGTTTAGCTGAATTCGCAAAATCTCACGTAGATGTCGTATTAACAGGGGATGGAGGTGATGAACTTTTCCATGGATATGATCGCTACTTTTTTAATGATCTTGATTTTATGAAATATTTAGATATTTTTTCCGCATTACCAAAGCAATTAAAAGAAAAGAGTCATCTTTCTAGGATTCAAGTTGACAATCATCCTTATATCGAATTACATGAATTTATCATAAAAAGCACCCATCCTCTGCGAGCTAGATCCTATTTAGATTTAATCACTTATCTTACAAATACTATTCTTACAAAAGTAGATCGTGCGACAATGAGGGTTTCGCTTGAATCTAGGGCTCCTTTTCTTCAAAAAAGAATTACAGATTTTATTCTAGGCACAAAAATAGAAGACTTGCATTCTTCAAGGTTGCGAAAAAAAATATTGAAAGATGCTGTTTGTCATTTACTACCTTCAAAAATTCTAAACCGGGAAAAAAAAGGCTTTGGCATGCCTCTTGAATTCTGGTTTTCTCAAGATTTAAAAAGTTGGTTAATAGAGCGGTTGCATTCTTCTTTTTTATTGAGTTTAGATTTTATTCACGAAAATAGTGTTGAATATCTCATCAAAAATGCTGGAAAAAAAAGTCACAAAAGATTGATTTTTAATCTATTAGTATTGGAAACTTGGCTTCGAAATCAACCTAAATATATCTGTTAG
- the pflA gene encoding Pyruvate formate-lyase-activating enzyme produces MHTKIPLLVEGITSFTTIDYPGYLSAVIFCKGCPWRCRYCHNPNLQAFSLDERSTTAWDDVLDLLEKRKKLLDGVVFSGGEALMQPNLKNAIMDVKSLGFKIGLHTAGCLPKRLEEVLPLLDWIGMDIKAPFDKYENVTQVKNSGKQALESTELILKSECAYEFRTTVHRLLLSEEDIRLVAKQLLELGAKNFVLQNFRPKGCIDTQLVEAHQPLHFDSNLCLDLKTQFEHFTFRS; encoded by the coding sequence ATGCACACAAAAATTCCACTTCTTGTAGAGGGGATCACATCTTTTACAACGATTGACTATCCAGGCTATTTGTCTGCCGTGATTTTTTGTAAGGGATGTCCTTGGAGATGTCGTTATTGCCATAATCCAAATCTCCAAGCATTTTCTCTTGATGAGCGCTCGACGACAGCTTGGGATGATGTCTTGGATTTGCTCGAAAAACGCAAGAAATTGTTAGATGGCGTGGTTTTTAGTGGCGGGGAAGCTCTGATGCAGCCCAATCTTAAAAATGCCATCATGGATGTGAAAAGTTTGGGATTCAAAATAGGATTGCATACAGCAGGCTGCCTGCCCAAGCGTTTGGAAGAAGTTTTACCTTTACTTGATTGGATAGGGATGGATATCAAAGCGCCTTTTGATAAGTATGAAAACGTTACTCAAGTCAAAAATAGTGGGAAACAAGCATTAGAATCTACAGAACTTATTTTGAAGAGTGAATGTGCATATGAGTTTCGTACAACAGTCCATAGACTTCTGCTTTCAGAGGAAGATATTCGCCTAGTTGCCAAGCAATTGTTAGAGCTGGGCGCTAAAAACTTTGTTTTACAAAATTTCCGGCCCAAAGGGTGCATAGACACGCAATTGGTCGAAGCCCACCAACCCCTCCATTTTGACTCAAATTTATGTCTTGATCTCAAAACTCAGTTCGAACATTTCACCTTCAGATCGTAA
- the queE_1 gene encoding 7-carboxy-7-deazaguanine synthase — MQKHPWRITFVTNPDDCNLRCLMCKGHSIYIKRIKNKRYMDLDLIRKVFKESISLKEIIPSTMGEPLLFKHFDALIDLCHEFNIKMNLTTNGTFPRYGAIEWAKKIVPVGSDIKISWNGVKKETFEKIMIGSNFEKHLQNVKDFIKIRDEIADRGGNFCQVSFQITVMESNVKELKEMIQLAANLGVNRIKANHVWVFHQEVKRESLKKERWNHFAKEAIECAKDLNIVLQNIKPLDTHTLPKACPFIGKEAWVSVEGEFGPCCSFDKQKLGHFGNLHTQSMEAIFNSKTYKNFVKNYANHPVCKQCNMRKCGPS, encoded by the coding sequence ATGCAAAAACATCCATGGCGTATCACATTTGTCACCAACCCAGATGATTGCAATCTAAGGTGTCTGATGTGCAAGGGACATTCCATATACATAAAGCGCATAAAAAATAAGCGTTACATGGATCTCGACCTTATTCGAAAAGTTTTCAAAGAATCTATTTCTTTAAAAGAGATCATTCCATCTACCATGGGCGAACCTCTTTTATTTAAGCATTTTGATGCCCTTATTGACCTATGCCATGAATTCAATATAAAAATGAACCTAACCACAAATGGAACCTTTCCAAGATATGGAGCTATTGAATGGGCTAAAAAGATTGTACCTGTTGGGTCTGATATCAAAATTTCATGGAATGGAGTCAAAAAAGAAACTTTTGAAAAGATCATGATAGGATCCAATTTTGAAAAACATCTCCAAAACGTCAAAGATTTCATCAAAATAAGAGATGAGATTGCAGATAGGGGAGGGAATTTTTGCCAAGTGAGCTTCCAGATAACTGTCATGGAAAGCAATGTAAAAGAGCTCAAAGAGATGATTCAGTTAGCTGCAAATCTTGGCGTCAATCGCATTAAAGCAAATCATGTATGGGTATTTCACCAAGAAGTAAAGCGAGAAAGCTTGAAAAAAGAAAGATGGAATCATTTTGCAAAAGAAGCAATAGAATGTGCCAAAGACCTCAATATTGTTTTACAAAATATTAAGCCCTTAGACACACACACTCTTCCAAAAGCATGTCCTTTCATTGGCAAGGAAGCTTGGGTATCTGTAGAAGGGGAGTTTGGTCCTTGTTGTTCTTTTGATAAACAAAAACTAGGACATTTTGGAAATCTGCATACTCAGTCTATGGAAGCAATTTTCAATAGCAAAACGTATAAAAACTTTGTCAAGAATTACGCAAACCATCCGGTATGCAAGCAGTGTAATATGAGAAAATGCGGCCCAAGTTAA
- the wbgU gene encoding UDP-N-acetylglucosamine 4-epimerase, whose protein sequence is MSILITGIAGFIGFHTAMKLKHLNKHVLGIDNFCGTDESLFLKHQRSHLLKQNDIFVFKGDINQKNCFEKIFDENNDVYAILHFAAQPGIFQSMQNPKSYIKDNINGFVSVLETCIKYGVSKLLYASSSSVYGHHSQLPMKETESHSNSSNLYSLTKRTNEMLADIYHKNYGISTLGLRFFSVYGPLGRPDMAYYVFTKNVLNRIPVLLHGKGMMARDYTYIEDVLEGIVAVLESSYQNEVFNLGSGTSYTLYEMLRIIQDKLGIQASIQKTDNMFFGVQKTLACNEKSERMLGYLAKTKFQDGLHQFIDWYLEYKNAKNLKLESR, encoded by the coding sequence ATGAGTATTTTAATTACTGGAATCGCAGGATTTATTGGATTTCATACCGCAATGAAACTAAAACACTTAAATAAACATGTTCTAGGCATTGATAATTTTTGTGGTACTGACGAATCTCTTTTTCTAAAGCATCAAAGATCTCATCTTTTAAAACAGAATGATATTTTTGTTTTTAAAGGCGATATCAATCAAAAAAATTGCTTTGAAAAAATCTTTGATGAAAATAACGACGTTTATGCAATCCTTCACTTTGCTGCCCAACCTGGTATTTTTCAAAGCATGCAAAATCCTAAATCTTATATCAAAGACAATATTAATGGTTTTGTATCTGTTTTAGAAACATGTATCAAATATGGGGTTTCTAAGTTACTATATGCTTCTTCATCCTCTGTGTATGGTCATCATTCCCAGTTGCCCATGAAGGAAACCGAGAGTCATTCAAATTCTTCAAATCTATATTCTCTCACCAAAAGAACTAATGAAATGTTAGCCGATATTTATCATAAAAATTATGGGATTTCCACTTTAGGTTTAAGGTTTTTTTCTGTTTATGGTCCTCTCGGAAGACCTGATATGGCTTATTATGTTTTTACTAAAAATGTCTTAAATCGAATTCCTGTTCTTTTGCATGGAAAAGGAATGATGGCACGAGATTATACTTATATCGAAGATGTTTTAGAAGGAATTGTTGCTGTTTTGGAAAGTTCATATCAAAATGAAGTTTTTAATTTAGGAAGTGGTACTTCTTACACACTTTATGAAATGCTTCGCATCATCCAGGATAAATTAGGAATTCAAGCTTCTATTCAGAAAACGGACAACATGTTTTTTGGTGTTCAAAAAACATTGGCCTGTAATGAAAAAAGTGAACGGATGTTAGGATATTTAGCAAAAACTAAATTTCAAGATGGACTACACCAATTTATTGATTGGTATCTGGAATACAAAAACGCTAAAAATCTTAAATTGGAGTCTCGATGA
- the rppH gene encoding RNA pyrophosphohydrolase has protein sequence MKSTNLAVVAILVHQDKCLFLKRHNPPLNWCPPAGRLLEGEDPALGLLREIFEETGLKADVILPVSDCRANAASVPRSFDHYHKFKGRSIG, from the coding sequence ATGAAAAGCACAAATTTGGCTGTTGTTGCCATTCTCGTTCATCAAGATAAATGCCTCTTTTTGAAACGTCATAACCCACCCCTTAATTGGTGTCCTCCTGCAGGTCGCTTGCTCGAAGGGGAAGATCCAGCTTTAGGCCTTTTAAGAGAAATCTTTGAAGAAACAGGTTTAAAAGCAGATGTCATTTTACCTGTATCTGATTGCCGGGCAAACGCAGCCTCTGTACCACGCTCATTTGATCATTACCACAAATTCAAAGGAAGAAGTATTGGGTAG
- the aroC gene encoding Chorismate synthase, with translation MANTFGNIFKITTFGESHGKMMGVVIDGCPANIDISEEEIFEELKKRRPGFSHLVSSRKEEDRPQIVSGVFEGKTTGQPICILIENQDADSSVYASVKNVVRPGHADAMYFKKYGHVDARGGGRASGRETASWVAASALAKKMIPEIQVVAYIKQIGSVRTQLNDNWIENIQRSALCCPDPNAEIEIVQLIEKCKQEGDSVGGIVGVKVFNVPMGLGEPIFDKLEANLAKAMLSIPGVKGFEIGSGFKCASMRGSEHNDQVESFDETLKTATNHAGGVLGGVSTGMPLEFCVAIKPTSSIQTSQQTVTYQNVPTTLELSEKSRHDPCIAVRVVPVVEAMSFIVLADHFLLNQFYFFSEKKHKTLKQNV, from the coding sequence ATGGCAAATACATTTGGAAATATTTTTAAGATCACAACTTTTGGCGAATCTCATGGAAAAATGATGGGGGTTGTGATTGATGGATGTCCGGCTAATATCGACATTTCAGAAGAAGAGATTTTTGAAGAGCTAAAAAAACGCCGCCCTGGATTTTCACATTTGGTTTCTTCTAGAAAAGAAGAAGATCGGCCTCAAATTGTGTCTGGTGTGTTTGAAGGAAAAACAACGGGCCAGCCGATCTGCATTCTTATTGAAAATCAAGATGCAGATTCGAGTGTTTATGCATCTGTAAAAAACGTGGTACGTCCAGGTCATGCTGATGCTATGTATTTCAAAAAATATGGACATGTGGACGCAAGAGGTGGTGGAAGAGCAAGTGGCAGAGAAACGGCATCTTGGGTTGCAGCAAGCGCACTTGCTAAAAAGATGATTCCAGAAATCCAAGTGGTTGCCTACATTAAGCAGATCGGTTCTGTAAGAACTCAACTCAATGATAATTGGATAGAAAATATCCAAAGAAGTGCACTTTGTTGTCCCGATCCTAATGCAGAAATCGAAATAGTTCAACTGATTGAAAAATGCAAGCAAGAAGGGGATTCAGTTGGGGGAATTGTGGGGGTGAAAGTTTTCAATGTGCCCATGGGACTTGGAGAACCTATATTTGATAAACTAGAAGCAAACTTAGCCAAAGCAATGCTGTCCATTCCTGGGGTCAAAGGATTTGAGATTGGCTCTGGTTTTAAGTGTGCTTCAATGAGAGGATCTGAACACAATGATCAAGTGGAATCTTTTGATGAAACATTGAAAACAGCAACCAATCATGCAGGAGGTGTGCTTGGCGGTGTTTCTACAGGAATGCCTCTTGAATTCTGCGTGGCTATCAAGCCTACATCAAGCATTCAGACCTCACAACAAACAGTCACCTATCAAAATGTGCCAACAACATTGGAGTTGTCCGAAAAATCTAGACATGATCCTTGTATTGCTGTGCGCGTAGTTCCTGTTGTTGAGGCGATGAGCTTCATTGTTCTTGCGGATCATTTTTTGTTAAATCAGTTCTATTTTTTTTCAGAAAAAAAACACAAAACACTGAAGCAAAATGTGTAA
- the aroA gene encoding 3-phosphoshikimate 1-carboxyvinyltransferase, with protein sequence MVFVKTSTLRGTICVPPSKSHSVRAVILASIAFGKSCIKNVLMSKDMELLIKCCCQFGAQIEKTKEGLEIIGANAFDLKHSVFDVGNSGLAFRLLTALLFHEKAIIMGDLSLKKRPIKPLLRALEQLHKNTIEIDGSDSQYVSALIFAILKLKTPKTISIKNRKEKPFVQMTLSWLKFLQIPYEDTDKKITIYPKGSIEAFDYTVPTDFSSASYPIAAALLTGSIQIEHLDFSDSQGDKQLIDCFQKMGGDIEIKGQSVVAKKSELEGIEIDCDPFIDALPQLAVLGCFAKGKTRLYNAKSARFKECDRIACVAKELKKLGANIEEKEDGFIVYESAMQSGVCHSYLDHRLALSFIVLGLRVGDIEIKDIDCMKKTYPQFIERLEKCGACFEKKLDFVGI encoded by the coding sequence ATGGTTTTTGTAAAAACAAGCACATTGCGTGGTACCATTTGCGTGCCACCTTCTAAATCGCATTCTGTAAGGGCTGTGATTTTGGCTTCCATTGCATTTGGCAAAAGTTGTATAAAAAATGTGCTCATGTCTAAAGATATGGAGCTGTTGATTAAATGCTGCTGTCAATTTGGAGCTCAAATAGAAAAAACCAAAGAGGGTTTAGAAATTATAGGTGCAAATGCGTTTGATCTAAAACATAGCGTGTTTGATGTAGGCAATTCGGGTCTAGCCTTTAGACTTTTAACAGCACTGCTTTTTCATGAAAAAGCCATCATCATGGGCGATTTGAGCCTCAAAAAAAGACCTATCAAGCCTCTGCTTCGAGCATTAGAGCAATTGCATAAAAATACAATTGAGATAGATGGGAGCGATTCACAATATGTATCGGCGCTCATTTTTGCAATTCTGAAACTTAAAACGCCCAAAACTATTTCAATCAAAAACAGAAAAGAAAAGCCTTTTGTGCAAATGACCTTGTCTTGGCTCAAGTTTTTGCAAATTCCCTATGAAGATACGGACAAAAAGATCACTATTTATCCCAAAGGGAGCATTGAGGCTTTTGACTACACTGTTCCTACAGATTTTAGCTCCGCAAGTTATCCGATTGCAGCAGCGCTTTTGACAGGGTCTATTCAGATCGAGCATTTAGATTTTTCAGACTCTCAAGGAGATAAACAGTTGATTGACTGTTTTCAGAAAATGGGGGGGGATATAGAAATAAAAGGACAGAGTGTCGTGGCTAAAAAATCAGAATTGGAAGGGATCGAGATCGATTGTGATCCTTTCATTGATGCTTTGCCCCAGCTTGCTGTGTTGGGCTGTTTTGCAAAAGGTAAAACAAGACTTTACAATGCAAAATCTGCGCGTTTTAAAGAATGTGATCGCATTGCGTGTGTTGCAAAAGAATTGAAGAAGTTAGGAGCTAACATCGAAGAAAAAGAAGATGGCTTTATTGTGTATGAAAGTGCGATGCAATCAGGAGTGTGTCATTCTTATTTGGATCATCGCCTGGCTTTAAGCTTTATCGTGCTTGGTCTTAGAGTAGGGGATATTGAGATCAAAGATATCGATTGTATGAAAAAAACCTATCCTCAATTTATTGAAAGGTTAGAAAAATGTGGAGCTTGTTTTGAAAAAAAGCTTGATTTTGTTGGGATTTAA
- the aroK_1 gene encoding Shikimate kinase has product MKKSLILLGFKGVGKTTLGKKIAKVRGCPFVDTDELLEKKHQKTPRELYSELGEEFFRAFELEVLRNLDFSNSQVIALGGGSLETGFVFSGHTVCVHLKRDKEVLRMQLKKDRPAFLDEHNFDTLYCKREKLYASVADYTLDVTQSRIVEKLSKLF; this is encoded by the coding sequence TTGAAAAAAAGCTTGATTTTGTTGGGATTTAAGGGAGTTGGTAAAACCACATTGGGCAAAAAAATTGCAAAAGTTAGAGGCTGTCCTTTTGTAGATACCGATGAGCTGCTTGAAAAAAAACATCAAAAAACACCAAGAGAGCTGTATTCCGAATTGGGAGAAGAGTTTTTTCGTGCCTTTGAGCTTGAAGTGTTACGAAATTTGGATTTTTCGAACAGCCAAGTCATTGCGCTTGGAGGTGGGAGTTTGGAGACGGGTTTTGTGTTTTCAGGTCATACGGTTTGTGTTCATTTGAAGCGAGATAAAGAGGTTTTAAGAATGCAACTAAAAAAAGATAGGCCTGCGTTTTTAGATGAACATAATTTTGATACACTCTATTGCAAACGAGAAAAACTCTATGCAAGCGTTGCTGATTATACATTGGATGTGACACAATCTCGTATAGTTGAAAAACTCAGTAAATTGTTTTGA